From the Candidatus Bathyarchaeota archaeon genome, one window contains:
- the mgtA gene encoding magnesium-translocating P-type ATPase: MATDETVPFEDAGASQTSQMQSMLRAEELLNLPMPQLLNRLETSPEGLSSEQASDRLEIYGPNELARRKKRSAITAFLSHLKSPLIIILMFAGIISSFLPDGLPNTIIILSIVFISVFLDYYQESKAENAAETLREAVTTTATALRDKTKIEVKLPDVVPGDVIYLSAGDITPADARVITAKDLFVNQSALTGESFPVEKFPGQVSSEAAMGEWTNYLFMGTSIVSGTATAVVVRTGGSTEYGKIAKRLVEKAPETEFERGIKSFGFLIMQVTILLVLFVFLINAMKNPDANGVLQALLFSVALAVGLTPELLPMIITVNLSKGAIAMSKKGVIVKRLASIDNFGSMNVLCTDKTGTLTANKITLVLYVDAEGKDDNKVLLHSYLNSYYQTGLKSPLDEAILAHKEQDISTFEKVDEVPFDFVRRRVSVVVEQDRQRYFVAKGAPEEILKICSYVEFGEVAVDFTEELFQKAEQKYLDLSAEGFRVLGVCYKKLREEKDVYSVNDEDDMVLLGFVAFLDPPKETAKKSLKLLSDAGIELKILTGDNELVTRKTCEQLGFEVKGVALGSEISQMHDDALARVVEEANVFARVTPVQKDRIINLLKDNGHVVGFMGDGINDAPSLRTADVGVSVDNAVDVAKESAGIILLKNDLTVLAEGVLEGRKTFGNTMKYVMMGVSSNFGNMFSVAGASLFLPFLPMLPIQILLNNLLYDLSQSAITTDNVDPEYFEKPKRWDISFIRKFMISMGPVSSLFDFLTFFIMLLVFNIPLVGTSPTQISFFQTAWFLESLITQTLVIFVIRTRKSPFWKSKPGKVLVISSFSIVAASLIIPYTFLGELYFGFVQPPLTFFAILAGIIVAYFGLAEVVKRWFYKRNSYRIEQVLVPKRRGFYLSRTARLVQDIVAVVCLRPEDEISFESLVDDLAGSLSFPVNSDQVLQNLQHLRRGGLISVDWHKQTIKREGPLKEYVTKQVVTSEMWSMVFDDWLKINHTIQEKYDVANEDYQDLLSPRRN, translated from the coding sequence ATGGCAACAGACGAGACTGTACCTTTCGAGGATGCTGGGGCTTCCCAAACCAGCCAAATGCAGTCGATGTTGCGTGCAGAAGAACTCCTAAACCTGCCTATGCCCCAACTTTTAAACCGTTTAGAAACCTCGCCTGAGGGGCTCTCCTCTGAGCAAGCTTCTGATCGCCTAGAAATTTATGGACCTAACGAGCTTGCCCGCCGCAAAAAACGCTCCGCCATAACCGCCTTCCTATCCCACCTCAAAAGCCCCCTCATAATTATCCTCATGTTCGCAGGCATAATCTCCAGCTTCCTACCTGACGGTCTGCCCAACACCATAATTATCCTCTCAATTGTTTTCATCAGCGTCTTTTTGGATTACTACCAAGAATCCAAAGCTGAAAACGCCGCCGAAACCCTAAGAGAAGCCGTAACCACTACCGCCACTGCCCTGCGCGACAAAACAAAAATCGAAGTCAAACTCCCCGATGTCGTCCCCGGAGACGTCATCTACCTCTCAGCAGGCGACATAACCCCCGCTGACGCCCGTGTCATAACAGCCAAAGACCTTTTCGTCAACCAATCTGCCCTCACAGGCGAATCATTTCCCGTAGAAAAGTTTCCTGGGCAGGTTTCTTCTGAAGCGGCGATGGGGGAGTGGACAAACTACCTGTTCATGGGCACCTCAATAGTTAGCGGCACGGCGACGGCGGTTGTTGTTCGTACAGGCGGCTCAACTGAGTACGGCAAGATTGCTAAGCGTTTGGTTGAGAAGGCTCCTGAAACCGAGTTTGAACGTGGCATCAAAAGCTTTGGTTTTCTCATCATGCAGGTTACCATTCTGCTGGTTTTGTTCGTGTTCTTGATTAACGCCATGAAGAATCCCGACGCCAATGGGGTTTTGCAGGCTCTGCTGTTTTCAGTTGCGCTTGCAGTGGGTTTGACTCCTGAACTGCTGCCCATGATTATAACCGTCAACCTCTCCAAGGGCGCAATTGCCATGTCCAAAAAAGGCGTCATCGTCAAACGGTTGGCGTCAATTGATAATTTTGGCAGCATGAACGTTTTGTGCACTGACAAGACGGGGACGCTAACGGCAAACAAAATCACCCTTGTATTGTACGTGGATGCTGAGGGCAAAGACGACAACAAAGTCCTCCTCCACTCATACCTAAACAGCTACTACCAAACAGGACTCAAAAGCCCCCTAGACGAAGCCATACTTGCCCACAAAGAACAAGATATTAGCACCTTCGAAAAGGTTGATGAGGTGCCCTTTGATTTCGTGCGCCGCCGAGTTAGCGTGGTGGTTGAGCAAGACCGCCAACGATACTTCGTCGCCAAGGGTGCACCTGAAGAAATTCTAAAGATTTGTTCGTACGTTGAGTTTGGCGAGGTTGCGGTTGATTTTACGGAGGAGCTTTTCCAGAAAGCCGAGCAGAAATACTTGGATTTAAGCGCTGAGGGCTTTAGGGTGTTGGGTGTTTGCTACAAGAAACTGCGCGAAGAAAAAGATGTCTACTCCGTCAACGACGAAGACGACATGGTTCTTTTGGGGTTTGTAGCTTTTCTTGACCCGCCCAAGGAAACCGCCAAGAAATCGCTTAAACTGCTCAGCGACGCAGGCATCGAACTAAAAATCTTAACTGGCGACAACGAGCTGGTTACGCGCAAGACCTGTGAGCAGCTGGGTTTTGAAGTCAAAGGCGTAGCCCTTGGCAGCGAAATCAGCCAAATGCACGACGACGCCCTAGCCAGAGTAGTTGAAGAAGCAAACGTTTTCGCCCGCGTCACCCCCGTCCAAAAAGACCGCATAATCAACCTGCTCAAAGATAACGGGCACGTTGTAGGCTTCATGGGTGATGGAATCAATGATGCTCCTTCACTGCGGACGGCTGATGTGGGGGTTTCGGTGGATAACGCGGTGGATGTTGCCAAAGAATCCGCAGGCATAATCTTGCTAAAAAATGATTTGACGGTTCTCGCGGAGGGTGTGTTGGAAGGTCGCAAAACCTTTGGCAATACCATGAAGTATGTGATGATGGGTGTTAGCTCGAACTTTGGTAACATGTTTAGCGTTGCGGGTGCCTCACTGTTTTTGCCGTTTTTGCCCATGCTCCCCATCCAGATTCTGCTCAACAACTTGCTCTATGACCTTTCACAGTCCGCCATAACAACCGACAACGTTGACCCCGAATATTTCGAGAAACCCAAACGCTGGGACATTAGTTTCATACGCAAATTCATGATATCCATGGGACCTGTTAGCTCACTCTTTGACTTCCTAACTTTCTTCATCATGCTGCTGGTCTTTAACATCCCCTTGGTGGGTACATCGCCAACGCAGATTTCGTTCTTCCAAACCGCCTGGTTCCTTGAATCCCTCATCACCCAAACCCTGGTCATATTTGTCATCCGAACGCGCAAGTCGCCGTTTTGGAAGAGCAAACCCGGCAAGGTCTTGGTTATAAGCAGCTTTAGCATCGTCGCCGCCTCCCTCATCATTCCCTACACCTTCCTTGGCGAACTCTACTTTGGCTTCGTACAGCCCCCATTAACGTTCTTTGCCATACTAGCAGGCATTATCGTAGCGTACTTTGGGTTGGCTGAGGTTGTGAAGCGGTGGTTCTATAAACGTAACTCTTACCGCATAGAGCAGGTGCTGGTTCCCAAACGCCGAGGCTTCTACCTGAGCAGAACTGCGCGTTTAGTGCAAGATATCGTTGCGGTGGTTTGCCTGCGTCCTGAAGATGAAATCTCGTTTGAATCGTTAGTGGATGACTTAGCTGGCAGCTTGAGTTTCCCTGTTAACTCTGATCAGGTCTTGCAGAACCTGCAGCATCTACGCCGCGGCGGCTTAATTAGCGTAGACTGGCACAAACAAACAATCAAACGCGAAGGTCCCCTCAAAGAATACGTGACAAAACAAGTAGTAACCAGCGAGATGTGGTCCATGGTCTTTGACGACTGGCTAAAAATCAACCACACCATACAAGAAAAATACGACGTCGCCAACGAGGACTACCAAGACCTCCTATCCCCACGGCGAAACTAA
- the ndk gene encoding nucleoside-diphosphate kinase: MEKTFAMLKPSTVARALIGKTVSYIEDKGLKIVAMKLTRVTQQQAAQLYAVHQGKPFYNDLVAFMTSGPIVAMVIEGDEAVTVMRTLIGATNAKQAQPGTIRGDLALSNQKNAVHASDSPQNANAEMQIFFTPQEILSYKRADENWIT; the protein is encoded by the coding sequence TTGGAAAAAACGTTTGCCATGCTCAAACCCTCAACTGTTGCACGTGCCCTAATCGGAAAAACAGTGAGTTACATCGAAGATAAGGGCCTAAAAATTGTTGCCATGAAACTCACAAGGGTAACTCAGCAACAAGCAGCTCAGCTTTATGCGGTGCATCAAGGAAAACCCTTCTACAACGACCTCGTCGCGTTCATGACCTCAGGACCCATCGTCGCCATGGTCATCGAAGGAGACGAAGCTGTAACCGTCATGCGCACCTTAATCGGAGCAACCAACGCCAAACAAGCCCAACCCGGAACCATACGCGGCGACTTAGCGCTTAGCAACCAAAAAAACGCCGTCCACGCCTCAGACTCCCCCCAAAACGCCAACGCAGAAATGCAAATCTTCTTCACGCCACAAGAAATCCTCAGCTACAAACGCGCCGACGAAAACTGGATAACCTAA
- the thsB gene encoding thermosome subunit beta: protein MAYLTTTGSGQPVLVLKEGTTRNRGKEAQRNNIMAARVIGEVLKTTLGPRGMDKMLIDNLGDITITNDGAAILNEIEVEHPAAKMMVEIAKTQDDMVGDGTTTAVVLASELLKKAEELLDQNIHPTILVSGYRKAAQKAIEVVANIAVPIDVNDKEVMLKVALTSMGSKSLGSAKEHLADIAISAVKQIAEKRGDKTLADIDNIQMIKKTGKSLLESQLVEGIIVDKELVHPGMPHKKVNAKIALIDSALEIEKTEISAEIRIRDPTQMKAFLDQENDMMLEMAQKIKASGADIVFCQKGIDDMVQHFLAKEGIMAARRVKQSDMEKLARATGARIVSDLDDLKADDIGSAGLVEERKIGDDKMIFVEQCKDPHSVAILMRAGLERMVDEAERAMTDSLSVISDVVENSKIVAGGGAAEIEVARELRKFATNVGGREQLAIEAFADGVEVIPRTLAENAGLEPIDILVELRSAHEKADGKYMGVNVFTGKIQNSIDNGVIEPSIVKEQALKSAAESASMILRIDDVISSSKPKGGPGGMPE, encoded by the coding sequence ATGGCATATTTAACAACTACAGGTTCAGGACAACCCGTCCTTGTTCTTAAAGAAGGTACAACAAGAAACCGCGGAAAAGAAGCCCAACGAAACAACATCATGGCTGCCCGCGTTATCGGCGAAGTCCTAAAAACCACTCTAGGCCCCCGAGGCATGGACAAGATGCTTATTGACAACCTCGGCGACATCACTATAACCAATGACGGCGCAGCCATCCTCAACGAAATCGAAGTTGAGCATCCAGCCGCAAAAATGATGGTTGAAATCGCCAAAACGCAAGATGATATGGTCGGCGACGGCACCACAACAGCAGTTGTTTTAGCAAGCGAGTTGCTCAAGAAAGCTGAAGAACTTTTAGACCAAAACATTCACCCAACCATACTAGTCAGCGGCTACCGCAAAGCTGCACAAAAAGCCATCGAAGTCGTCGCAAACATCGCAGTCCCAATAGATGTCAACGACAAAGAAGTCATGCTCAAAGTCGCCCTAACATCCATGGGCAGCAAATCACTAGGCAGCGCAAAAGAACACCTAGCAGACATAGCAATTAGCGCCGTAAAACAAATCGCAGAAAAACGCGGCGACAAAACCCTAGCAGACATCGACAACATCCAGATGATAAAGAAAACTGGCAAAAGCCTGCTAGAAAGCCAGCTTGTCGAAGGCATAATCGTAGACAAAGAACTCGTCCACCCCGGCATGCCCCACAAAAAAGTAAACGCCAAAATCGCACTTATCGACTCTGCCCTTGAAATCGAGAAAACCGAAATCAGCGCAGAAATCCGCATCCGCGACCCCACCCAAATGAAAGCTTTCCTAGACCAAGAAAACGACATGATGCTAGAGATGGCGCAGAAAATCAAAGCTTCAGGCGCTGACATCGTGTTCTGCCAAAAAGGCATAGACGACATGGTGCAGCATTTCCTAGCCAAAGAAGGCATCATGGCAGCAAGACGCGTAAAACAATCCGACATGGAAAAACTAGCCCGCGCAACAGGCGCACGAATCGTTTCTGATTTAGATGACCTTAAAGCCGACGACATAGGCAGTGCAGGCTTGGTGGAGGAACGCAAAATCGGCGACGACAAAATGATATTTGTCGAGCAATGCAAAGACCCCCACAGCGTAGCCATCCTCATGCGCGCAGGCTTAGAACGCATGGTAGACGAAGCAGAACGCGCAATGACAGACTCACTCTCCGTAATCTCCGACGTGGTAGAGAACAGCAAAATCGTTGCAGGCGGCGGCGCAGCCGAAATCGAAGTTGCCCGTGAACTACGCAAATTCGCAACCAACGTAGGCGGCAGAGAACAACTAGCCATCGAAGCATTCGCAGACGGCGTAGAAGTAATCCCCCGAACCCTCGCAGAAAACGCAGGCTTAGAACCCATCGACATCCTTGTTGAACTACGCTCAGCACACGAAAAAGCAGACGGCAAATACATGGGCGTCAACGTCTTCACAGGCAAAATCCAAAACAGCATCGACAACGGAGTCATCGAACCCTCCATCGTCAAAGAACAAGCACTCAAATCCGCAGCCGAATCCGCATCCATGATCCTACGCATCGACGACGTCATCTCCAGCTCCAAACCAAAAGGCGGCCCTGGCGGCATGCCCGAATAG
- a CDS encoding MoaD family protein, translated as MKVQVRFFTVLREVVGEKEETVEFAQNQEVTVQAVLEELSRRHGKAFADYVFDEKTGEVRGFLQFFINGKSTAAHNGLKSQMQNGDVLAVIPPVGGG; from the coding sequence GTGAAGGTTCAGGTTCGTTTTTTCACTGTGCTTAGAGAGGTTGTAGGCGAAAAAGAAGAAACCGTAGAGTTTGCTCAAAACCAAGAAGTTACGGTGCAGGCGGTTCTTGAAGAGCTTTCAAGGCGACATGGGAAAGCCTTTGCCGACTACGTTTTTGACGAAAAAACAGGCGAGGTTAGGGGGTTCTTGCAGTTTTTCATAAACGGCAAAAGCACCGCTGCCCACAACGGCTTAAAGAGCCAAATGCAAAACGGCGACGTCTTAGCGGTTATTCCGCCCGTAGGGGGAGGCTAA
- the infB gene encoding translation initiation factor IF-2, with the protein MPIRQPIVCVLGHVDSGKTLLLDKIRKTSVQAREAGGITQHIGASFFPVETLKKLIGPLLSSMKSEIEIPGLLVIDTPGHEAFTNLRRRGGSVADIAILVVDALRGFEAQTYECIEILKARKTPFIVAVNKIDRLPGWKSHAAAPFMQSYSKQDAYVKESLDNKLYEIMGTFSRLKLQTDRFDRVRDFTSTVALVPVSAKTGEGITELMLVLVGLTQQFLKKRLQTTEGPAKGSILEIKEEPGLGLTLNSIVYAGTLKKDDLIVLGGKDKPVTTRIRALLVPKPLDEMRDPRDRFNSVDAVYAAAGVKIVAPDLEGVLAGAPVYAVGSGETPEKYAQLITDEIGRIRIATQTEGIILKADTLGSLEAIAEILKQNEVKIRIADVGDVSKRDIIEAASVRAHDPLQGVILAFGVKILPDAEQEATNRGVKIFQEKIIYHLIDNYVDWVKSKSEAKIEEEFEKLVKPAKIQVIPGYVFRRAKPAIFGVEVLSGTLKSKVHLVRGADAEDVGELQQIQDKGKNVSEAAVGLQVAVSMDKPTVGRHVFEKDVLYVKVPEGDVKPLLNVFAEKLSEEEIQTLKEYVTVMRKKSPYFAF; encoded by the coding sequence GTGCCCATTCGTCAACCCATCGTCTGCGTTCTAGGACATGTCGACAGCGGTAAAACCCTGCTTTTAGACAAAATTCGCAAAACCAGCGTCCAAGCAAGAGAAGCCGGAGGCATAACCCAGCACATAGGCGCCAGCTTCTTTCCCGTGGAAACCCTCAAAAAACTCATCGGTCCCCTGCTCTCCTCCATGAAAAGCGAAATAGAAATCCCCGGATTGCTTGTCATAGACACGCCTGGACACGAAGCCTTCACCAATCTACGGCGCCGAGGCGGAAGCGTAGCCGACATCGCCATCCTTGTTGTTGATGCCCTGCGCGGCTTTGAAGCCCAAACCTACGAATGCATCGAAATCCTAAAGGCACGCAAAACCCCATTTATCGTCGCGGTTAACAAGATTGACCGTTTGCCCGGCTGGAAAAGCCACGCTGCCGCACCGTTCATGCAGTCCTACTCCAAACAGGACGCCTACGTCAAAGAATCCTTAGATAACAAACTCTACGAAATCATGGGAACCTTCTCTAGGTTAAAACTGCAAACTGACCGTTTCGACCGAGTACGCGACTTCACCTCGACCGTGGCGTTGGTTCCGGTAAGCGCTAAAACAGGCGAAGGCATAACTGAGCTCATGTTGGTTCTGGTCGGACTAACCCAGCAGTTCCTCAAAAAACGCCTCCAAACCACCGAAGGCCCCGCCAAAGGCTCAATTCTGGAAATCAAAGAAGAACCAGGCTTAGGCTTAACCCTAAACTCCATCGTGTACGCGGGCACCCTCAAAAAAGACGACCTAATCGTGCTAGGCGGCAAAGACAAACCCGTAACCACCCGCATCCGGGCGCTTTTGGTTCCTAAACCTTTAGATGAAATGCGTGACCCCCGCGACCGCTTCAACTCAGTAGATGCAGTTTATGCAGCGGCAGGAGTAAAAATTGTCGCGCCCGATTTAGAAGGCGTCTTGGCTGGTGCACCCGTGTATGCTGTAGGCAGCGGCGAAACCCCCGAAAAGTACGCCCAGCTAATCACCGATGAAATCGGACGCATACGCATAGCCACCCAAACCGAAGGCATCATACTAAAAGCCGACACACTAGGCTCGCTGGAAGCTATCGCCGAAATCCTCAAACAAAACGAAGTGAAAATCCGTATAGCTGACGTTGGCGATGTTTCCAAACGCGACATCATCGAAGCCGCCTCCGTACGCGCCCACGACCCCCTACAAGGAGTCATCTTGGCGTTTGGCGTCAAAATTTTGCCTGATGCAGAGCAAGAAGCCACAAACCGTGGCGTTAAGATATTCCAAGAAAAAATCATCTACCACCTAATCGACAACTACGTGGACTGGGTCAAATCTAAAAGCGAAGCCAAAATCGAAGAAGAATTCGAAAAACTTGTCAAACCCGCCAAAATCCAAGTCATACCCGGATACGTTTTCCGCCGCGCCAAGCCTGCCATATTTGGCGTAGAAGTCCTGTCCGGCACCCTTAAATCTAAGGTTCATTTGGTACGTGGGGCAGACGCTGAAGACGTGGGAGAGCTGCAGCAGATTCAAGACAAAGGCAAAAACGTCTCCGAAGCTGCTGTAGGCTTGCAGGTGGCAGTTTCCATGGACAAACCCACCGTAGGACGCCATGTCTTTGAGAAAGACGTCTTGTACGTGAAAGTTCCCGAAGGCGATGTCAAGCCGCTGCTAAACGTGTTTGCCGAAAAACTTAGCGAAGAAGAAATCCAAACCCTCAAAGAATACGTGACAGTAATGCGCAAAAAATCTCCGTACTTTGCTTTTTAG
- a CDS encoding metal-dependent hydrolase: protein MFAIGHFALGYLTGKASSKILDVKINLPLILTLSVIPDTDLILQYLDPLLFMHRGPTHSLITSTVIFLPFLFYYRKRALPYYAALLSHAFADFFTGGLELLWPLSTTWFGLIDVDLRALVPALTELFLFVVAVIIMFKLKDLQTLLKPGNCNLLLIVAFMAVLGPLVEVGGNSGLFPVLLVVPSLFCLALFGYSMAVELYAKLRCLGSSMRG from the coding sequence ATGTTTGCAATTGGGCATTTTGCTTTGGGCTACCTCACCGGTAAAGCCTCCTCCAAAATCTTGGATGTCAAAATAAACTTGCCCCTGATACTGACCCTCTCGGTTATACCTGACACCGACCTGATTCTCCAGTACTTGGACCCCTTGCTTTTCATGCACCGCGGACCCACCCACTCCCTCATAACCTCTACAGTAATCTTTTTGCCTTTTCTGTTCTACTACCGAAAACGTGCCCTCCCCTACTACGCTGCGTTGCTATCGCATGCATTTGCGGACTTTTTCACTGGCGGACTCGAACTTCTCTGGCCCTTATCTACCACCTGGTTTGGCCTCATAGACGTTGACCTTAGAGCCTTGGTTCCTGCCCTAACTGAACTCTTCTTGTTTGTCGTAGCCGTAATTATCATGTTCAAACTAAAAGACCTGCAGACCCTGCTAAAACCCGGCAACTGCAATCTGCTTCTTATTGTGGCGTTCATGGCGGTTTTAGGTCCCCTTGTTGAGGTAGGTGGAAACTCTGGTTTGTTCCCCGTTTTGCTTGTGGTTCCGAGCCTGTTTTGCCTTGCCCTGTTTGGCTACTCCATGGCTGTTGAATTGTACGCTAAACTTCGCTGTTTAGGTTCTTCTATGCGTGGTTGA
- a CDS encoding DUF4342 domain-containing protein: MVYCNKCGAPVREEDNFCPACGTRVSKVTQEEYTVDSENLVDRVKELLHEGNVTRIIVKDEKDAVLLEIPVTVGVVGVVLAPWLAALGVIAALLANCKLVVERRE; encoded by the coding sequence ATGGTTTATTGTAATAAGTGTGGAGCTCCTGTAAGAGAGGAAGATAATTTTTGTCCCGCATGTGGAACGCGAGTGTCTAAAGTAACTCAAGAAGAATACACTGTAGACTCAGAGAACCTTGTTGACCGCGTCAAGGAACTGCTGCATGAAGGAAACGTTACACGAATTATCGTAAAAGACGAAAAAGACGCGGTTTTGCTTGAAATTCCTGTCACGGTAGGTGTTGTAGGCGTTGTCTTGGCTCCGTGGCTTGCGGCTTTGGGCGTAATCGCAGCTTTGCTGGCTAACTGCAAACTGGTAGTAGAAAGAAGAGAATAA